In Marinobacter sp. M3C, the genomic stretch CATACCAATCCTGTGTGCTGTTCGACGGCGTCCAGCAGTTGGCGGCTGCTGACCGGCTTGGTCATATAGCCGTCGAATCCCTGCCGCGCCAAGCGGCCTCGCTCGTCACTCATGGCGTGCGCGGTCAGTGCAATAATGGCGGCACGCTGGCAGCCGGCGGTTTCCAGTTGCCTTAGCCTTTGGGTGGTAGCAACGCCGTCCATACCTGGCATCTGTAGGTCCATGAATATCAAATCGAATTGACGGGAGCGGGCCTTTGTCAGCGCTTCAAAGCCGCTGGCGGCGCCTACCGTGTTTACGCCCGCATCCCGTAGCAGGGTCAGCACCAGTTTGAGATTGGCTTCGTTGTCGTCTACCGCCAGAACCCTGGGGTTGAGGCTTTCTCTATCGGGTTCTGGCGGTGGTGTGGTCGGCCCGTAACCGCGATCGGCCGTGTGGTCGTTAGCGTTGATACCGTGCACCAATAACACCAGTTCATTGTAGAGCGCCCCGCGCAGAACGGGTTTGGTCAGGTGGCTGCTAACATTGGCCACCAGGGGGGTGTCGTGGCTTTCCAGGGTTGGCGTCAGCAACAGGGTGCGACAATCGCGGTCAACCTCAATACTGTGTACCAGGCTGCGATATTGGCTGGAGTTGAGCAGATGGCGATTAATACCAATCAGCGCGACGGCAAAGCCGGCCTGCTCTCGTTGCGCTTGTTCGATGCGCTCTTGCATGGCGCCAGGAGAGCTAACCCGCTCTACGGCAACGCCCCAGTCCCGCAATAGGTGCTCCATCGCCAGGCCGGTGGTTTTTTGTTGCTCCAAGTATATCATGCGTTCACCGCGCAGGCCGTTACGGGGGCTGTCGCTATCGTTTTGGCTGGCCCGCGTGCTGGTCAGGGTGAACCAGAATGTAGAGCCCTTCCCGGGCTCGCTTTCCAGGCCGATCTTGCCGCCCATTTCCTCTGCCAGGCGCTTGGATATAGCCAGTCCGAGCCCAGTACCACCATATTTCCGTGCGGTTGATGCGTCGGCCTGACTAAACGCATCAAACAATGATCGCTGTTGTGCGCGTGACAGTCCCATGCCTGTATCCGCTACGCTGACGCGAAGGGTAACGGAGCCATTATCGGCGTCTTCTTCTTCCAGGCTGGCACGCAGGACCACTTCGCCGGTGTGGGTAAACTTGATGGCGTTGTTGAGCAAATTGGTAATAATCTGTTTCAGCCTTAATGGGTCGCCCATCAGGTTGTTGGGCACATCGTTGTAAACCAGGGTCACCAGGTCCAGGTTTTTGTCGTGCGCTGCCGGCGCGAGCATCACCATGACTTCTTCCACAATGTCCCGCAGTTGGAACGGTACCCGGTCCAGCGTTAGCTTGCCGGCTTCGATTTTGGAAAAGTCGAGAATGTCGTTGATGATGGTCAGCAGGATTTCCGATGACTTGCGAATGGTGTTCAGGTGATCTCTTTGCTGGCGGGCCAGGGAGCCTTTTAACAGCAGTTCGGTGAACCCGATAATACCGTTGAGTGGAGTACGGATTTCGTGGGACATATTGGCCAGAAATTCCGATTTTATACGGCTCGCTTCCAGCGCTTCCTTACGCGCAAAATCCAGTTCAATATTTTGGATCTCAATAGTTTCCAGCGTTTCACGCAGGTCTTCGGTGGCCTGATCGACGTTTTTCTGCATGTCGGCCTGGGCCTTGCTCAAGGCGGCCGCCATGGCGTTCAGGCCGGACTCAAGCTGTTGAAATTCGGGCCCCGCTCGAGTACAAACCCGGGTTTCCAATTTGCCCTCTTTAAGCTCGGCAACGGCTTTATTAAGTTTATAAACCGGGCTGGTGAAAGCTCGGCTCAGGCGCAACGACACCAGCATGCTGAACACCACACCGGAAAGGACTAAAAGCAGGGAAATCAGCAGGGCTTTGTAGATTTCTTTTTCGGTGCGGATATGGGACATCTCCACGGCTACCCAGCCCAGAGTTTGCTGGGCACTGGGCACATCAGCCTCGCCATTGGCATTGAGCAGATTCTCGATCATCAGGTCCTGCAGGGTAACCGGCGTAATGAAAAAGGTGCTCTGCTGGCGCGGCAGCTGCTGCGCGACCTGATCCTGCAGCAGCTCGGCGATATCGCGTTTGTGGGTGTCTGGGCCGGTGTGCAGAAGACGCTCGCCGGCGCTGTCGAAAAAGCTGATGGAACGCACATCCTGCTCTTGCAGTAAGGCGTTGGAAAGGCTGTCTAACAAGTGCCGGTTGGCCGTAAACAGGCCGTATTCTGAGCCCGCCGCCAGTTGCCGCGACAAGGCTTCGCCGCGGTCCCGCAGCAGGCGTTCAATCTGGTTAACCCAACTTGAACTGAAAAACAGGCCTAGCAGCAAAGTGGTAGCCAGCGTGGGCATCAGTGTGGCCATCAGTACCTTGTTGCGAATGCCCCAGTGACGAATACCTCGGTTGGTAAAATCCCAGCGCCCCATAAACAACTCCTGAAAATGGCATTTTGCCCGCGTACTAAGGGCATCAGTGTGTTGGTTCGGTGTTTGCGCCCGACGGGTGTTGTTGCCGGCAGTCGTTAACGTATTTCGTAGCTATAACCCCAGGCTCTTGCGATAGCAATAAGCTGTATTGGGCTGGAGTCACTATAAGGCGTATGATTTAACCCCAAAAGTGTACCACAGGGACTCATTATGTATTTTCCAACCATTGAAGATTATGTTGGTAAAACCCCCCTGGTTCGCCTGCAGCGCCTGCCAGGCGACACCAGTAATGTCATCCTTGCCAAGCTGGAAGGTAATAATCCGGCCGGATCGGTCAAAGATCGGCCCGCGATTAGCATGATCCAACAAGCCGAAATCCGCGGCGACATCAAGCCCGGCGATACCCTGATCGAAGCCACCAGCGGCAATACCGGTATTGCCCTGGCAATGGCGGCAGCGATAAAGGGTTACCGCATGGTGTTGATTATGCCTTCCAATATGAGTGAAGAGAGGCGCGCGTCCATGCGCGCCTATGGCGCCGAAATTATTGCGGTGAGCAAGGAAGACGGAATGGAAGGTGCCCGGGATCTGGCCGAACGCATGCAGGCCGAGGGCAAAGGCAAGGTTCTGGACCAGTTCGCCAATGCTGACAACCCACTGGCGCACTACCGCACCACCGGCCCTGAAATCTGGCAGCAGACCAATGGCCGGGTAACCCATTTCGTGGCCTCTATGGGCACCACGGGTACGGTTATGGGCGTGTCCCGCTACCTGAAAGAGCGCAACCCCGACGTCCGCATTGTTGGCCTGCAACCCAGCGAGGGCGCGTCTATACCCGGCATTCGGCGCTGGCCAGAAGCCTATCTGCCT encodes the following:
- a CDS encoding ATP-binding protein; amino-acid sequence: MGRWDFTNRGIRHWGIRNKVLMATLMPTLATTLLLGLFFSSSWVNQIERLLRDRGEALSRQLAAGSEYGLFTANRHLLDSLSNALLQEQDVRSISFFDSAGERLLHTGPDTHKRDIAELLQDQVAQQLPRQQSTFFITPVTLQDLMIENLLNANGEADVPSAQQTLGWVAVEMSHIRTEKEIYKALLISLLLVLSGVVFSMLVSLRLSRAFTSPVYKLNKAVAELKEGKLETRVCTRAGPEFQQLESGLNAMAAALSKAQADMQKNVDQATEDLRETLETIEIQNIELDFARKEALEASRIKSEFLANMSHEIRTPLNGIIGFTELLLKGSLARQQRDHLNTIRKSSEILLTIINDILDFSKIEAGKLTLDRVPFQLRDIVEEVMVMLAPAAHDKNLDLVTLVYNDVPNNLMGDPLRLKQIITNLLNNAIKFTHTGEVVLRASLEEEDADNGSVTLRVSVADTGMGLSRAQQRSLFDAFSQADASTARKYGGTGLGLAISKRLAEEMGGKIGLESEPGKGSTFWFTLTSTRASQNDSDSPRNGLRGERMIYLEQQKTTGLAMEHLLRDWGVAVERVSSPGAMQERIEQAQREQAGFAVALIGINRHLLNSSQYRSLVHSIEVDRDCRTLLLTPTLESHDTPLVANVSSHLTKPVLRGALYNELVLLVHGINANDHTADRGYGPTTPPPEPDRESLNPRVLAVDDNEANLKLVLTLLRDAGVNTVGAASGFEALTKARSRQFDLIFMDLQMPGMDGVATTQRLRQLETAGCQRAAIIALTAHAMSDERGRLARQGFDGYMTKPVSSRQLLDAVEQHTGLVCCDGTDDGGRANEVRDSRSALRPSSRKMTRECISIEESLRLAAGKADLAEELFSMLLEQIAPTVEAIEQHWQSGNRLELLECVHKLHGGARYCGVPEVRAAANQLETALKTADSDIDTLTDQLLKALKRLLNWGDNTHWQLLFRQHGSLTHS
- the cysM gene encoding cysteine synthase CysM; protein product: MYFPTIEDYVGKTPLVRLQRLPGDTSNVILAKLEGNNPAGSVKDRPAISMIQQAEIRGDIKPGDTLIEATSGNTGIALAMAAAIKGYRMVLIMPSNMSEERRASMRAYGAEIIAVSKEDGMEGARDLAERMQAEGKGKVLDQFANADNPLAHYRTTGPEIWQQTNGRVTHFVASMGTTGTVMGVSRYLKERNPDVRIVGLQPSEGASIPGIRRWPEAYLPKIFDAKAVDQVMDIGQVEAETTMRALAEKEGIFCGVSSGGSIAAALRLSQTLENAVIVGIICDRGDRYLSTGVFPSA